The proteins below are encoded in one region of Aequorivita iocasae:
- a CDS encoding choice-of-anchor B family protein, producing MKRFLQYFLLLSAPLLFSQTPCVNGMAGGFPCDGLTLQGHISIANLGGKAYSGNNPMEAQDSWGWTDPQDNKEYALVTLNDGIAFVDISVPTSPRFLGKLNSTTGATSWWHDVKVYNNHAYIVSESSNFGMQIFDLTRLRNLSTSTINTSGPNPMRIFTRDGLYTGVSTTHNLIINEETGYLYLLGSNRNGGGPRILNLNSNPTNPTAVGNISTWGYCHDAQVVLYDGPDPDYQGHEIFVGAFGGNKKVNIIDVTNKNSPTLISSVTYPNMFYTHQGWFTEDKRFFIAGDEVDEENIGGGTRTFVFDLTDLDNPSLHYTYEGPTAAIDHNGYVVGNRFYLANYNAGMRVLKIDNIYNSTPTMSEINHFDTHPSTDNASFYGAWNVYPFFKSGNIIISDLNEGLIIVKDPFFDNIPPVAICQNYTATLDKNTGSVTITADDIDNGSTDNFGITKRTITAGQTIFTCKDVGQTFNLTLTVEDDYANKSSCTATVTVAAPTTIYSGNNWNNGSPGPGSNAKISSNYDTATKGSIDACTCEIDASRTLTVAAEDYLNVTKDITVNGNLIVEHQGSVVQSDDSALVTNNGTINVNYTTPFMVPRVFLVMGSPMTTETRNGAFGNSYMFLNHLTENFLPNPDVAAQFPGAENFADDNQDNWVNFTGTLNPGEGYISRPQLNGNDGNKTYDITFEQGTLNSGNIDFTVKYNGNRNSSPNVLANPYPSAIRAIDFITANSMVNEVYFWNPNTPPSPLLPGAYTMNFSMEDISMYNLSGGTYAPSDPTQTPPNGFISTGQGFGIKATALGVASFSNSMRVTDNNNTATRPTQDGINRIWIKVTNDQYEMGNNTLVAFSPFATNEMDAGYDSKRMATVVSLYTHLEDASEELGIQSRAAFEDGAKVLMGFSTLMDESLDYTITIKDLEGVGLENATVFLIDNELNISTNLSQESYTFKAEKGTYNARFTLHFRSNEVLGDENTGLQNVSIYPNPTANVIKVVSPDARLSTLEIFDISGRRLQSIDLSTNTQYQADLSNLQSAVYFIKINTDKGSVTKQIIKQ from the coding sequence AATGGCCGGCGGTTTCCCTTGTGATGGACTTACTTTGCAAGGACATATAAGCATTGCGAATTTAGGAGGCAAGGCATATTCGGGGAATAATCCAATGGAAGCACAGGATTCTTGGGGCTGGACAGATCCACAGGATAACAAAGAATATGCACTTGTAACACTTAACGACGGAATTGCCTTTGTAGATATTTCTGTACCCACCAGTCCAAGATTTTTGGGGAAATTAAACTCTACTACTGGAGCGACTAGCTGGTGGCACGACGTGAAGGTTTATAATAATCATGCCTATATAGTGAGTGAAAGTTCAAACTTTGGAATGCAAATTTTTGATCTTACAAGATTAAGAAATCTTTCTACAAGTACTATTAATACTAGTGGTCCAAACCCCATGAGAATATTTACACGCGATGGATTATATACTGGTGTATCTACCACCCATAACTTGATTATAAATGAAGAAACAGGTTACTTGTATTTATTAGGCTCCAACCGGAATGGTGGCGGTCCCAGAATTTTAAATTTAAATAGCAACCCCACAAACCCAACAGCAGTAGGAAATATTTCAACTTGGGGTTATTGTCATGATGCTCAAGTTGTATTGTATGATGGTCCCGATCCCGATTACCAAGGCCATGAAATTTTTGTTGGCGCTTTTGGGGGAAACAAAAAAGTTAACATAATAGATGTTACCAATAAAAACAGCCCCACTCTCATTTCATCCGTAACCTATCCAAATATGTTCTATACACATCAGGGTTGGTTTACTGAAGATAAACGCTTTTTTATTGCAGGCGATGAAGTGGATGAAGAAAATATTGGAGGAGGCACCCGTACTTTTGTCTTCGATTTAACTGATCTCGACAATCCCTCTTTACATTATACATACGAAGGCCCAACCGCAGCTATAGATCATAATGGCTATGTTGTAGGAAATCGTTTTTATTTGGCTAATTACAATGCTGGAATGAGAGTTTTAAAAATTGATAATATATATAATTCCACACCTACGATGAGTGAAATCAACCATTTTGACACCCATCCAAGTACAGACAATGCTTCTTTTTATGGAGCGTGGAATGTATACCCGTTCTTCAAAAGCGGAAATATTATTATTAGTGATTTGAATGAAGGTCTCATTATCGTAAAAGATCCCTTTTTTGACAATATACCTCCTGTTGCAATTTGCCAAAACTATACAGCAACTCTTGACAAAAACACCGGCAGCGTAACTATCACCGCTGATGACATAGATAACGGTTCCACAGATAATTTCGGGATAACTAAAAGAACAATTACTGCAGGTCAAACCATTTTCACCTGTAAAGATGTTGGACAAACTTTTAATCTAACCCTAACAGTAGAAGATGATTATGCAAACAAATCGTCATGTACTGCAACTGTTACTGTTGCTGCGCCCACAACAATTTACTCAGGAAATAATTGGAACAATGGCTCTCCAGGCCCTGGCTCAAATGCCAAAATAAGTAGTAATTATGATACTGCTACCAAAGGAAGCATCGACGCTTGTACTTGTGAAATTGATGCATCAAGAACCCTGACCGTGGCAGCAGAAGACTATTTAAATGTAACAAAAGATATTACAGTAAATGGCAACCTTATTGTAGAACACCAAGGCAGCGTGGTTCAATCAGACGATAGTGCACTAGTAACAAACAATGGCACTATCAATGTTAACTACACAACTCCGTTTATGGTCCCTAGAGTATTTCTTGTTATGGGAAGCCCAATGACCACAGAAACCCGCAATGGAGCTTTCGGAAATTCATATATGTTCCTGAACCATTTAACTGAAAACTTTCTCCCAAATCCAGATGTTGCGGCCCAATTCCCCGGCGCGGAAAATTTTGCAGATGATAATCAAGACAATTGGGTTAACTTTACAGGAACTTTAAATCCAGGCGAAGGCTACATTTCGCGACCACAATTGAACGGAAATGATGGCAATAAAACGTATGATATTACTTTTGAGCAAGGTACTCTAAACAGTGGAAATATTGATTTTACTGTAAAGTATAATGGAAACAGAAACAGCAGCCCAAATGTGTTAGCCAATCCGTACCCTTCGGCTATACGTGCCATAGATTTCATAACAGCCAATAGTATGGTTAATGAAGTTTATTTTTGGAATCCCAACACACCACCAAGCCCGCTACTTCCGGGCGCATATACCATGAATTTCAGTATGGAGGATATTTCCATGTATAACCTTTCCGGCGGAACCTATGCACCATCAGACCCAACACAAACGCCTCCCAACGGATTTATTTCCACGGGGCAAGGGTTTGGCATTAAAGCTACCGCTTTAGGAGTTGCCTCCTTTAGTAATTCCATGCGCGTAACCGACAATAACAATACAGCAACCCGGCCTACACAAGATGGTATAAACCGTATTTGGATAAAAGTAACAAACGACCAATATGAAATGGGCAATAATACACTAGTTGCTTTTTCTCCCTTTGCTACAAATGAAATGGATGCCGGTTATGACAGTAAAAGGATGGCTACGGTAGTTTCCCTTTACACCCATCTGGAAGATGCTTCAGAAGAATTAGGCATACAAAGTAGGGCGGCTTTTGAAGATGGTGCAAAAGTGCTTATGGGCTTTTCTACATTAATGGACGAAAGTCTAGACTATACAATTACCATTAAAGACCTTGAAGGTGTAGGCCTTGAGAACGCCACGGTATTTCTTATAGATAATGAATTAAACATATCGACCAATTTATCCCAAGAGAGTTATACTTTTAAAGCCGAAAAAGGGACTTATAATGCGCGCTTCACTTTACATTTTAGAAGTAATGAAGTATTGGGAGATGAAAATACTGGTCTTCAAAACGTGTCAATCTATCCAAACCCAACCGCAAACGTTATTAAGGTGGTATCTCCAGATGCTAGATTGAGCACCTTGGAAATATTTGATATTAGCGGAAGAAGGCTTCAAAGCATTGATTTGTCTACTAACACACAATACCAGGCAGATCTAAGCAATCTGCAAAGTGCGGTTTATTTCATCAAAATAAATACAGATAAAGGCTCGGTTACCAAACAGATAATCAAACAATAA
- a CDS encoding sensor histidine kinase: protein MKLDWVSISEIKKVTVFRVLQELMTNMKKYSEASAVVLSFQQVGKKITIEYTDNGKGCIIKNKNGLQNAENRIHAIKGTITFDSEPGKGFKSKINI, encoded by the coding sequence ATGAAATTGGATTGGGTAAGTATTTCTGAAATAAAAAAAGTCACAGTTTTTAGGGTGCTGCAAGAATTAATGACCAATATGAAAAAATACAGTGAAGCCTCTGCAGTAGTACTTTCATTTCAGCAAGTGGGTAAAAAAATAACAATTGAATATACCGACAATGGTAAAGGTTGTATCATAAAAAATAAAAATGGCCTCCAAAATGCGGAAAACCGTATTCATGCCATAAAGGGAACAATTACTTTTGATTCTGAACCCGGAAAAGGGTTTAAATCAAAAATTAACATATGA
- a CDS encoding helix-turn-helix transcriptional regulator, translating into MTIDISDYDIEVLKLLSRGYSQKEISNDFLANDITPSSLSSIEKKIRKLCDHFKANNTIHLVVIVKDLGLI; encoded by the coding sequence TTGACTATAGATATTAGCGATTACGATATTGAGGTTCTTAAACTACTTTCCCGCGGTTATTCCCAAAAGGAAATAAGCAATGATTTCCTTGCAAATGATATAACACCATCTAGCCTTAGTTCCATAGAAAAAAAAATCCGCAAGCTTTGCGATCATTTTAAAGCAAACAATACCATCCATCTGGTGGTAATAGTAAAAGACCTAGGGCTTATATAA
- the yidD gene encoding membrane protein insertion efficiency factor YidD, translated as MIKAILILIIKCYWLIIPRSSRRKCLFKVSCSHYVYQQTKINGHAGLRALLFRIKNCNPSYQIIDLGDEKILVTKTNKVFSEKELNKLILNPPNAPEKTKAPKQC; from the coding sequence ATGATTAAGGCAATTCTAATTTTAATTATTAAGTGCTATTGGCTAATAATACCAAGGAGCAGTCGAAGAAAGTGCTTGTTCAAAGTATCATGTTCCCATTATGTATACCAACAAACCAAAATAAATGGTCATGCAGGATTGCGGGCACTGCTTTTCAGAATAAAAAACTGCAATCCCAGTTACCAAATAATTGACTTGGGAGATGAAAAAATACTAGTAACTAAAACCAATAAAGTCTTTTCTGAAAAGGAACTGAACAAATTAATTTTAAATCCACCCAATGCACCGGAAAAAACAAAAGCCCCCAAGCAATGCTAA
- a CDS encoding response regulator — protein sequence MSDDLDCINQGVISVLNSLEIEHITQVAYCDDAFLQIEKAILENTPFDLLITDLSFVADHRKQKYPSGETLISALKQKHPQLKIIAYSVEDNLQKVRTIVLDCNADAYVCKGRYGLKQLARPLRK from the coding sequence GTGTCAGACGACTTAGATTGTATCAACCAAGGTGTAATATCAGTATTGAATTCACTGGAAATTGAACACATTACGCAAGTCGCTTACTGTGACGATGCCTTTCTGCAAATAGAAAAAGCCATCTTGGAAAATACACCATTCGACTTATTGATAACCGACCTCTCGTTTGTTGCGGATCATCGCAAGCAAAAATATCCATCCGGCGAAACTTTAATCAGCGCCCTTAAACAAAAGCATCCCCAACTTAAAATAATTGCCTATTCCGTAGAGGACAACTTGCAAAAAGTACGTACAATAGTTTTAGACTGCAATGCTGATGCCTATGTTTGTAAAGGACGGTACGGACTCAAACAATTAGCCAGGCCATTGAGGAAGTAA